One Niallia circulans DNA segment encodes these proteins:
- a CDS encoding Ger(x)C family spore germination protein, which produces MYVIKIVIIISIVLLLSGCWDREELSKVSIVTGMAVDKGEKFKYKLTIETTEAREMTTQTATGMAPSFVYSLEGNTVAELANKFNIANATRLVYSHMRLLAISEEVAEDNLLQFMDALDRNREIRDDFSIVVVRGRDAGDLLQVTNMYKKSPSLKLFSQLNHMQKEWGGAPDIKLNDYIRIYNALGQSPVLAAAHITGDPKKGGNIENMKSEDPESEVVVDSLAVIKQGKLAGFASLFEVRDLLFVQGKIKNTVLSVQCVKEDNKFGYHVTKSKTKITAKETNGIPKFHVNIRTEGYLEGLNCRKAITDANAFEGMEKSINKLMEKQIEKFIKKAKEEYDADIFGFGELLREQDYKSYKKYGINWDDGFEKSEIHVDFNSEIKRSGLRTNPYFMN; this is translated from the coding sequence ATGTATGTTATAAAAATTGTAATCATCATAAGTATTGTCTTGCTTCTAAGCGGCTGCTGGGATCGAGAAGAATTGTCAAAAGTATCGATTGTAACAGGGATGGCAGTTGATAAAGGCGAAAAATTTAAATATAAGCTGACTATCGAAACGACGGAAGCTAGAGAAATGACCACTCAAACAGCAACTGGCATGGCGCCATCATTTGTTTATTCATTAGAAGGAAATACTGTTGCAGAGCTGGCCAACAAGTTTAATATTGCCAATGCTACTCGTCTTGTGTACTCACATATGAGATTATTGGCGATAAGTGAAGAAGTCGCTGAGGATAATTTACTTCAATTTATGGATGCTTTAGATCGCAACAGAGAAATACGAGATGATTTCAGTATCGTAGTTGTTAGAGGACGTGATGCTGGTGATTTACTGCAGGTAACGAATATGTACAAAAAAAGCCCATCCTTAAAGTTATTTTCACAACTAAATCATATGCAAAAAGAGTGGGGAGGAGCACCTGACATTAAATTAAATGATTATATTCGTATCTACAATGCGCTTGGACAATCTCCTGTGCTTGCAGCTGCACATATAACAGGTGACCCTAAAAAAGGGGGCAATATTGAAAATATGAAAAGTGAGGACCCTGAAAGTGAAGTGGTTGTTGACTCATTGGCAGTTATAAAGCAAGGTAAACTTGCCGGTTTTGCCTCCTTGTTTGAGGTACGGGATTTGCTTTTTGTACAAGGGAAAATAAAAAATACGGTATTAAGCGTTCAATGTGTTAAGGAAGACAATAAGTTTGGCTACCATGTTACAAAATCAAAAACAAAAATAACTGCCAAAGAAACAAATGGCATTCCAAAATTCCACGTTAACATCAGGACAGAGGGCTATTTAGAAGGTCTAAATTGCAGAAAAGCAATTACGGATGCAAATGCATTCGAAGGAATGGAAAAATCGATTAATAAATTAATGGAAAAACAAATAGAAAAGTTTATAAAGAAAGCTAAAGAAGAGTATGATGCAGATATTTTTGGCTTCGGAGAGCTTCTCCGCGAACAGGATTATAAGAGCTATAAAAAATATGGGATAAATTGGGATGATGGGTTTGAAAAATCAGAAATCCATGTAGATTTTAATTCGGAAATTAAAAGAAGCGGCTTAAGGACGAATCCGTATTTTATGAATTAG
- a CDS encoding bile acid:sodium symporter family protein gives MLEKLNVLLGKWMPILTPISVLCGVLASVYLQPLAFLVPWIFGFMTFAGSLNSSFQSFKHTVSHPLPILLALLVLHIVIPLWAWSIGNLFFHNDPLIITGLILAVSIPTGITSIIWVTMYNGSNPLAISIILIDTILSPLIVPASMSLLVGETVAMNGYDLMQGLFIMVVVPSILGMTFNRFMKPASLKKMSSRITPLSKLSLPIVIAINSSAIAPYVRSIDVEFLKITIAMLFIAICGYLFSWLIGFIYKREKSEIVSLVFTGGMRNISAGAVLAVSFFPAKVAMPVIVCMLFQQLLAATVGHALSNYYIKKESISL, from the coding sequence ATGCTCGAAAAATTAAATGTTTTGCTTGGCAAATGGATGCCGATATTAACACCGATAAGTGTGTTATGCGGAGTTTTGGCCTCTGTTTACTTGCAGCCATTAGCCTTTTTAGTCCCTTGGATATTTGGGTTCATGACTTTTGCTGGGAGTCTAAATTCCAGCTTTCAATCATTTAAGCATACTGTTTCCCACCCATTGCCGATTTTATTGGCTTTATTAGTATTGCATATTGTTATCCCATTATGGGCTTGGAGTATTGGGAACCTATTCTTCCATAATGATCCGCTGATTATAACAGGACTTATTCTGGCAGTATCTATTCCAACAGGAATCACAAGTATAATATGGGTAACGATGTACAATGGCAGCAATCCGTTAGCTATTTCCATCATTCTTATTGATACAATTCTTTCTCCACTGATCGTGCCTGCATCCATGTCTCTGCTTGTTGGTGAAACAGTGGCTATGAATGGGTATGACTTAATGCAAGGCCTGTTCATCATGGTGGTAGTTCCGTCTATACTTGGTATGACATTCAATCGCTTTATGAAGCCTGCATCGCTGAAGAAAATGAGCAGTCGTATCACTCCACTTTCAAAGCTAAGCCTGCCAATTGTTATTGCCATTAACAGCTCAGCAATAGCCCCTTATGTGAGAAGCATTGATGTTGAATTTTTGAAGATTACGATCGCGATGCTGTTTATTGCCATTTGCGGTTATTTATTTTCATGGCTTATTGGCTTTATTTACAAGAGGGAAAAATCAGAGATTGTTTCACTCGTATTTACAGGCGGGATGAGAAATATAAGTGCAGGTGCCGTTTTGGCTGTCAGCTTTTTCCCAGCAAAGGTTGCTATGCCTGTTATCGTTTGTATGCTGTTTCAGCAGCTGTTGGCAGCAACTGTTGGTCATGCATTATCTAATTACTACATAAAAAAAGAAAGCATATCACTTTAA
- a CDS encoding IclR family transcriptional regulator — translation MSAEKTLAILDLFHFERRTLTVSEIAEMLKQPQSSVYRHLRVLKEKEYIMETTDGQYRLGYRFLKMARIVRSDNRLMQVARPEMESLMEATKETIILSVRSNYHAVCLDAIQSNRSINVTSEQGGIMPLHCGASSKVLLAWMDYTFVDSLFELGYIKKYLPNSLYKKDDLINNLQSIREEGYAFSDEEIDKGVVAYGIPIRDFNEKVVASLSVAGPRERMLLQDKGFFIDHLKKTGKKIELYL, via the coding sequence GTGAGTGCAGAAAAGACATTAGCAATCTTAGATTTATTCCATTTCGAAAGACGGACATTGACGGTTTCGGAAATAGCAGAAATGCTCAAACAGCCGCAAAGCTCTGTGTACAGACATTTACGTGTCTTAAAGGAGAAGGAATATATCATGGAAACCACAGACGGCCAATACAGGCTGGGCTACAGATTCTTGAAGATGGCTCGTATTGTCCGAAGTGACAATCGGTTAATGCAAGTAGCAAGGCCGGAAATGGAAAGCTTGATGGAGGCAACGAAAGAAACGATTATTTTATCAGTTAGATCGAATTATCATGCTGTTTGCCTTGATGCAATCCAGTCAAATCGTTCGATTAACGTTACGTCAGAACAGGGAGGAATCATGCCGCTCCATTGTGGAGCTTCTTCTAAGGTTTTGCTTGCATGGATGGATTATACTTTCGTAGATTCTTTATTTGAATTGGGTTATATCAAAAAATATCTCCCAAATAGCCTTTATAAAAAAGACGATCTTATCAACAATTTGCAATCAATTAGAGAAGAGGGGTATGCCTTTTCAGATGAAGAAATTGACAAAGGGGTAGTGGCTTATGGAATACCGATTCGTGATTTTAATGAAAAGGTTGTTGCCTCATTAAGTGTTGCAGGGCCGAGAGAAAGAATGCTGTTACAGGACAAGGGATTTTTTATTGACCATTTAAAGAAGACTGGGAAAAAAATCGAACTATATTTATAG
- a CDS encoding dihydroorotase produces MSKQYDKVIRGQLVLETEVVQGEIGILNGKIAEIHTGSPQLLGTMVEDYGDQYIFPGMIDVHVHCYSNTEEGFIPTSKAAAVGGVTTFMDMPYDVPNPISNLAIFEEKVAKLEREAVVDIGLWATISKRNGISQIQPLAEAGAMAFKMSTFETDEHRFPRIPDPEIIKAMEALKATGLRAAFHSENDDIIYDMIEEYKSENKVYPAAHMETRPPVSETSAVLKLLEFAYWTGAKLHIVHVSHPRTFELINIYKGFGVEVTSETCYPYLLLNVEDLEKHGPKAKNNPPLRKPEEQQGLWQHLHAGNIEMISSDHAPWPKETKDKGNENIFLATSGMPGVEVMVPLMFNSTVAKGKLTPVEFAQMMSTQPADVFQIPNKGRIKHGFDADFTIIDSKQTFTINQEQFQSTAKLSPFHGQHGKGKIVQTIVRGNTVYDGQQVVAEPGYGTFIPGSARKEVSEVVL; encoded by the coding sequence ATGAGCAAACAATACGATAAGGTAATCAGAGGACAACTAGTACTTGAAACAGAGGTCGTTCAAGGGGAAATTGGGATACTAAATGGGAAAATAGCAGAAATACATACAGGAAGTCCACAATTATTAGGCACAATGGTAGAGGATTATGGCGATCAATATATATTTCCCGGCATGATTGATGTACATGTACATTGCTACAGCAATACGGAAGAGGGCTTTATTCCAACAAGCAAAGCTGCTGCAGTTGGCGGTGTCACAACATTTATGGATATGCCTTATGATGTGCCAAACCCAATTAGTAATCTAGCTATTTTTGAAGAAAAAGTGGCGAAGCTTGAAAGAGAGGCTGTTGTTGATATCGGTTTATGGGCTACGATTTCCAAACGAAATGGAATTAGTCAAATTCAGCCTTTAGCAGAAGCAGGGGCAATGGCGTTTAAGATGTCAACATTTGAGACAGATGAACATCGCTTCCCAAGAATACCAGACCCAGAAATTATTAAAGCAATGGAAGCTTTAAAAGCAACAGGACTAAGAGCGGCTTTTCACTCTGAGAACGATGATATTATCTATGACATGATAGAGGAATATAAGAGCGAAAATAAAGTTTATCCAGCTGCTCATATGGAAACAAGACCGCCAGTATCAGAAACAAGTGCTGTTTTAAAATTGCTTGAGTTTGCATATTGGACTGGTGCAAAGCTTCATATCGTGCACGTATCACATCCTAGAACGTTTGAGCTAATCAATATTTATAAAGGCTTCGGAGTAGAAGTTACCTCTGAAACTTGCTACCCTTATTTGCTTCTTAATGTCGAGGACCTTGAAAAACACGGTCCTAAGGCGAAAAACAATCCGCCATTGCGTAAACCAGAGGAACAGCAAGGATTATGGCAACATCTGCATGCGGGAAATATTGAGATGATTTCTTCCGATCATGCACCATGGCCGAAAGAAACAAAAGATAAAGGAAATGAAAATATCTTTTTAGCCACTTCTGGAATGCCGGGCGTGGAAGTAATGGTTCCGTTAATGTTTAATAGCACTGTTGCGAAGGGCAAGCTGACACCTGTTGAATTTGCGCAAATGATGTCCACACAGCCAGCTGACGTATTCCAAATTCCTAATAAAGGAAGAATAAAGCATGGGTTTGATGCTGACTTTACCATTATAGATTCAAAACAAACCTTCACTATTAATCAAGAACAATTTCAATCAACAGCTAAATTAAGCCCGTTCCACGGCCAACATGGTAAAGGGAAAATTGTGCAGACAATCGTAAGAGGAAATACGGTTTACGATGGTCAGCAAGTAGTAGCTGAACCAGGGTATGGCACATTCATTCCAGGATCCGCACGTAAGGAGGTCAGTGAAGTTGTCCTTTAA
- a CDS encoding MmgE/PrpD family protein: MSFKSLIDSLEIILSKQWEDLTESTIERTKWIILDTALAAWDGMRNEELAAYLADAASEEKNMFHPIPIIGTGFYASGADSLMLHGTAVVSNELDEGNQFAKGHPAAHIFPSAYLAAIENNSSGQELIRAFVLAYEISARFAYACNMNDDMHPHGTWGTIGGALAAGILKRKSTEELINIVLLAASLPLATSWEAAVTGQTARNLYTGISSQIAYHVPSLQQYGFESSLHVVEHIWGTLISAKVNADVFTKELWAPPLVEKSFFKYYPTCRFTHSSIDALFKLTKGNEIDVTTIKSIKVETYQLAARLVTDKPENKLSAKFAIPFLLANILLEKNLYSCFGNDALKDKHVLALASKITVEENEEMTKALPEERAARITITLKDGTILQAEVKDASGSYKEPLSIPILTDKYENMLGNKELVAKLIAETNRLEEVEDITKWVTHFHGKGDFVYETVSY; the protein is encoded by the coding sequence TTGTCCTTTAAGAGCTTAATAGATTCCTTGGAGATTATTTTAAGTAAACAATGGGAGGATCTAACGGAAAGTACGATAGAACGAACTAAATGGATCATACTTGATACAGCATTGGCAGCTTGGGATGGGATGAGAAACGAAGAGCTGGCAGCTTACCTGGCAGATGCGGCAAGTGAAGAGAAGAATATGTTTCATCCGATACCTATAATCGGAACAGGTTTTTATGCCTCAGGAGCAGACAGCTTAATGCTTCACGGTACTGCAGTTGTATCCAATGAATTAGATGAAGGTAATCAATTTGCAAAAGGGCATCCAGCAGCACATATTTTTCCATCCGCTTATCTAGCAGCGATTGAGAATAATTCTTCTGGTCAAGAGCTTATAAGAGCGTTTGTATTAGCCTATGAGATTTCTGCCCGCTTTGCTTATGCCTGTAACATGAATGATGATATGCACCCACATGGAACTTGGGGGACGATTGGCGGAGCGCTAGCTGCTGGCATTTTAAAAAGAAAAAGCACAGAAGAGCTGATAAATATTGTCCTTCTTGCCGCTTCGCTTCCTTTAGCAACAAGCTGGGAAGCGGCCGTTACTGGCCAAACAGCAAGAAATCTTTATACTGGCATATCTTCACAAATTGCTTACCATGTGCCAAGTCTCCAGCAATACGGGTTTGAAAGCAGTCTTCATGTTGTGGAGCATATCTGGGGGACTTTAATATCAGCTAAAGTTAATGCTGATGTATTTACAAAAGAATTATGGGCGCCTCCGTTAGTTGAGAAGAGTTTCTTCAAATACTATCCGACGTGCCGATTCACTCATTCTTCTATAGATGCTTTATTTAAACTAACAAAAGGAAATGAGATCGATGTCACAACAATTAAAAGTATAAAAGTAGAAACCTATCAGCTTGCTGCCCGGCTTGTTACTGATAAACCAGAGAATAAATTATCGGCGAAATTTGCAATTCCCTTTTTATTGGCGAATATTCTCCTTGAAAAAAACTTATATAGCTGTTTTGGAAACGATGCTTTGAAGGATAAGCATGTATTGGCTTTAGCCAGCAAGATTACAGTGGAAGAAAATGAAGAAATGACAAAGGCACTGCCAGAGGAAAGGGCTGCTAGAATAACGATTACTTTAAAGGACGGTACGATATTACAGGCTGAAGTTAAGGATGCTTCTGGAAGCTATAAGGAGCCATTATCAATCCCAATACTGACTGATAAATATGAAAATATGCTTGGGAATAAAGAGCTTGTTGCCAAGCTGATTGCAGAGACAAACCGATTAGAGGAAGTAGAGGATATAACAAAATGGGTGACTCATTTCCATGGCAAGGGAGACTTTGTTTATGAAACAGTTAGCTATTAA
- a CDS encoding Zn-dependent hydrolase, with amino-acid sequence MKQLAINIERVKQHFSELALVNSGTKGYTRTAFSDEEMQAKIWLMEKLKKLGISFYMDGAKNVIARYGPQDKPSIAIGSHLDTVVEGGLFDGALGVIGGLEVLEVLAENKVEPSVPIELICFTGEEANPLGGTFGSRVMAGQVQRDDSYDLLLRKADIDCELLLDAARPKEAFLNYIELHIEQGEVLESNQKSIGIVTSIAGMIRFEVKIAGRASHSGTTPMHMRSDALVHAASLITEVNSIAKRKGDNIVATVGEISIFPNMANVVPGEARLLLEVRGSMLEKMREVKAEIVEWISNNIPNKDIRLLVEKYPREMDEGIQMEIEEASKKLGYSYRYMLSGANHDANAMSTLTDAGMIFVPSRYGISHHPDECTSWDDIEKGINTLLVTTCQLAEKKQGVHNV; translated from the coding sequence ATGAAACAGTTAGCTATTAATATTGAAAGAGTTAAGCAGCATTTTAGTGAGCTTGCCTTAGTAAATAGTGGGACAAAAGGATATACACGTACTGCTTTCTCAGATGAGGAAATGCAGGCGAAAATCTGGTTAATGGAAAAGCTTAAAAAGCTCGGTATTTCCTTCTATATGGATGGTGCCAAAAATGTGATTGCAAGGTACGGACCTCAGGACAAACCTAGTATTGCAATTGGATCCCATCTTGATACTGTCGTTGAAGGAGGTTTGTTTGACGGGGCGCTTGGGGTAATTGGCGGCTTGGAGGTTCTTGAAGTACTCGCTGAAAATAAAGTCGAGCCTTCTGTACCAATTGAGCTTATCTGTTTCACCGGTGAAGAAGCAAACCCACTCGGCGGAACGTTTGGAAGCAGGGTAATGGCAGGCCAGGTGCAAAGAGATGATAGCTATGACTTACTGCTTCGTAAAGCAGATATTGACTGCGAGCTTTTGTTAGATGCAGCTCGCCCAAAAGAGGCGTTTTTAAACTATATAGAGCTGCATATTGAGCAGGGAGAAGTACTGGAGTCCAATCAAAAATCGATTGGAATTGTTACCTCTATTGCGGGAATGATTCGGTTTGAAGTGAAAATAGCAGGAAGGGCAAGCCATTCAGGCACAACACCAATGCATATGAGAAGTGATGCTCTCGTGCATGCTGCCAGCCTTATAACAGAAGTAAACAGCATTGCTAAAAGAAAAGGAGACAATATTGTTGCAACAGTGGGCGAAATTAGTATATTTCCTAATATGGCCAATGTAGTTCCAGGAGAAGCAAGGCTGTTACTTGAGGTTCGCGGCAGTATGCTCGAAAAGATGCGTGAAGTTAAAGCAGAAATAGTAGAGTGGATTAGCAATAATATCCCAAATAAAGACATTCGTCTCCTTGTAGAGAAATATCCAAGAGAAATGGATGAAGGTATACAAATGGAAATAGAAGAGGCATCTAAAAAACTAGGATACTCTTATCGTTATATGTTAAGTGGCGCAAATCACGATGCTAATGCAATGAGTACATTAACAGATGCTGGTATGATTTTTGTACCGAGCCGTTACGGAATCAGTCATCATCCAGACGAATGTACGAGTTGGGATGACATAGAAAAAGGGATAAACACATTACTCGTGACTACTTGTCAATTGGCAGAAAAAAAACAGGGGGTTCATAATGTTTAA
- a CDS encoding substrate-binding periplasmic protein, with the protein MFKFRNIKIITLATVISASAILAACGNETSGSAENALDEVKNRGELIIGTTGDYRPFSYLDEGNELTGYDVDWAKAIADKMGVEAKFETGEFSGLIPGLSQGRFDVVMSSVHINDERKKSVDFSDAYAMDGAVAIIKKGEKALDGPEDISGLTVGVNSGSNWEELVQSIGGYKEMKTYPGPTESISDLLNDRIDVVVMGEAAAGSYILNSPDGDKIEISGEPLNQGESSIISIAIKKDSPELTEALNEAIQEVKEDGTYDELAQKYFGMTFSDSDN; encoded by the coding sequence ATGTTTAAATTCAGAAATATCAAAATAATAACACTGGCAACAGTCATAAGTGCGTCAGCAATATTAGCTGCCTGTGGAAATGAAACTTCAGGAAGTGCTGAAAATGCATTAGATGAAGTGAAAAACCGCGGCGAGCTTATCATCGGAACAACAGGAGATTATCGTCCATTCAGCTATTTGGATGAAGGCAATGAATTAACAGGCTATGACGTTGACTGGGCTAAGGCAATCGCTGACAAAATGGGCGTAGAAGCAAAATTCGAGACAGGTGAATTTTCTGGTTTAATTCCAGGATTATCGCAAGGAAGATTTGATGTTGTTATGTCCAGTGTCCATATTAACGATGAACGAAAAAAATCGGTTGATTTCTCTGATGCCTATGCAATGGATGGAGCAGTCGCAATTATTAAAAAGGGCGAGAAGGCTCTTGATGGTCCTGAAGATATCAGTGGATTAACAGTAGGCGTTAACTCTGGATCGAACTGGGAAGAGCTTGTCCAAAGCATTGGGGGATATAAAGAGATGAAAACATATCCTGGGCCAACGGAAAGTATTTCTGACCTTTTAAATGACCGTATTGATGTAGTCGTTATGGGAGAGGCAGCAGCAGGATCTTATATTTTAAACTCTCCAGACGGCGATAAAATCGAAATATCAGGAGAGCCTCTTAACCAAGGTGAATCAAGTATTATTTCTATTGCTATCAAAAAGGATAGCCCAGAATTAACAGAGGCCTTGAATGAAGCAATTCAAGAAGTGAAGGAGGACGGCACATACGACGAACTTGCACAAAAATACTTTGGCATGACATTCAGTGATTCAGACAACTAA
- a CDS encoding amino acid ABC transporter permease, translated as MDTSIITNGLPLLLQGAGITLLITVVSLILGTIVGYFFCLMRMSHNKIISGIAFIYIWIFRGIPLLILLFLLYYATPFGIRLTAIQAALIALTLNSAAYNAEYIRSGMLAVKKGQIEAAEAIGLTPFQVMMRIRIPQVIRIIIPPYISNATSFLKQTAQVSVITVPDLMMNAKNLYASTYSPMETLGAAAVLYLIMTSLLMILQSWSEKKLKISQNNS; from the coding sequence ATGGATACTAGCATTATCACAAATGGTCTTCCCCTGCTCCTGCAGGGGGCTGGCATTACGTTACTAATTACAGTTGTTTCACTTATACTTGGCACAATTGTCGGCTACTTTTTTTGCTTGATGAGAATGTCACATAATAAGATTATTTCAGGGATTGCGTTTATTTATATTTGGATTTTCAGGGGAATTCCTTTATTAATTCTGTTGTTCCTCCTATATTATGCTACACCATTTGGTATAAGGCTAACAGCTATTCAAGCAGCGCTTATTGCACTTACTTTAAATTCAGCTGCCTACAATGCAGAATACATCCGGTCAGGGATGCTGGCAGTGAAGAAAGGTCAAATAGAAGCAGCAGAGGCTATCGGTCTTACACCATTTCAAGTAATGATGCGGATAAGAATTCCACAGGTGATTCGAATTATTATCCCTCCATATATAAGTAATGCGACAAGCTTTTTGAAGCAAACTGCTCAAGTGTCGGTTATTACTGTACCAGACCTTATGATGAATGCGAAAAACCTTTATGCAAGCACTTATTCACCAATGGAAACACTTGGTGCAGCAGCGGTTCTATACTTAATCATGACGTCCTTATTAATGATTCTACAATCTTGGTCAGAGAAGAAGCTAAAAATATCACAAAATAATAGTTGA
- a CDS encoding amino acid ABC transporter ATP-binding protein, with protein MLEIKDLKKSFQDNTVLNNIDLTIHKGEVVSIIGPSGSGKSTLLRCINFLEVPDSGELFLHNQKVSYQSNKVGKLSLSSRKKLSNYRSNVGMVFQHFNLWTHKSVLENIIEGPIKVQKVKRSTAIEEAKLLLQKVGLLDKINHHPSELSGGQQQRIAIARALAMKPSVMLFDEATSALDPELVGEVLKIMQELAEGGMTMIVVTHEMKFAERVSDRVIFMDKGRIVKDGKPEEVFYSKDQPRLVSFLENIYAV; from the coding sequence ATTTTAGAAATTAAGGACTTAAAGAAATCTTTCCAAGACAATACCGTACTGAACAATATTGATTTGACGATCCATAAAGGAGAGGTTGTCTCCATCATTGGACCAAGTGGATCTGGTAAAAGCACGCTGTTGCGCTGTATTAACTTTTTAGAGGTGCCAGACAGCGGCGAGTTATTTCTGCATAATCAGAAAGTCTCCTATCAATCTAATAAAGTGGGGAAGCTGTCTTTATCATCAAGGAAAAAGCTAAGTAATTACCGTTCAAATGTCGGGATGGTTTTTCAGCATTTTAATTTGTGGACACATAAATCAGTCCTTGAAAATATTATTGAAGGTCCTATTAAAGTACAAAAGGTAAAAAGGAGTACAGCCATAGAGGAAGCGAAGCTGCTATTACAAAAGGTAGGGTTGCTTGATAAAATCAATCACCATCCAAGTGAATTATCTGGAGGACAGCAGCAGCGTATCGCAATAGCACGAGCACTTGCCATGAAGCCAAGTGTCATGTTATTTGATGAAGCAACATCAGCCCTTGATCCTGAGCTAGTTGGCGAAGTTCTTAAAATCATGCAAGAGCTTGCCGAAGGCGGTATGACGATGATTGTCGTAACACATGAAATGAAATTCGCTGAAAGAGTATCCGATCGGGTCATCTTCATGGATAAAGGCAGAATTGTTAAAGACGGGAAACCGGAAGAGGTATTTTACAGCAAGGATCAGCCAAGATTAGTATCGTTTTTAGAAAATATTTATGCAGTATAG
- a CDS encoding pyridoxal phosphate-dependent aminotransferase — translation MVRSSERISSIPFSSIREIFEEANKMEKSGIEITHMEIGRPDFDTPQHIKDAAIAALQQGHVHYTSNSGTIEFREAIAEKLKRDNGIIVNPADEIVVTVGCKEAIFNLIFAFVNPGDEVIIPDPSWLEYQYIVKLAGGIPVAVPLLEENNFILDPNDVEKKITNKTRLLLINSPHNPTGAVLPKETVSELAKLAVKHDLLVVSDEIYEKIIYDQEKHISIATLPGMFERTVTVNGFAKAYAMDGWRLGYAAGPAELVKPILKVHQYNTSSATSFAQFGGAEAYRGSQSFVEEMVESFDKRRRFLVHSLNQMPGVTCVEPKGAFYVFPSFKETGIFSNELAGILLREALIACVPGSAFGEYGEGYIRMAYSTSLEEIEAAMTRMYPVMQNLMQRSTLSK, via the coding sequence TTGGTAAGAAGCTCTGAACGCATCTCATCTATTCCATTTTCAAGCATTAGGGAAATTTTTGAGGAAGCAAATAAAATGGAGAAAAGCGGGATTGAAATAACTCATATGGAAATTGGCCGGCCTGATTTTGATACGCCGCAGCATATTAAAGACGCAGCTATTGCAGCTCTCCAGCAAGGTCATGTTCACTATACGTCTAACAGCGGTACAATTGAATTCAGGGAGGCAATCGCCGAAAAGCTGAAGCGTGATAACGGCATAATTGTTAATCCAGCAGATGAAATCGTTGTGACTGTTGGCTGTAAGGAGGCTATCTTCAACCTGATATTTGCATTTGTGAATCCTGGAGACGAAGTGATTATACCAGACCCTTCTTGGCTTGAGTATCAATATATCGTGAAGTTAGCAGGGGGAATACCTGTGGCAGTTCCTTTATTGGAAGAAAATAATTTTATTCTAGATCCTAATGACGTTGAAAAGAAAATCACAAACAAGACGAGGCTGCTGCTTATTAACTCTCCTCATAATCCAACAGGAGCAGTTCTTCCGAAGGAAACAGTATCAGAGCTAGCAAAGCTTGCTGTTAAGCATGATTTATTAGTTGTATCAGATGAAATCTATGAGAAAATTATTTACGATCAAGAAAAACATATCAGTATTGCCACTTTGCCCGGTATGTTTGAAAGAACAGTAACTGTCAATGGTTTTGCAAAAGCCTATGCAATGGACGGGTGGCGCCTTGGATATGCGGCAGGACCTGCTGAATTAGTGAAGCCCATCTTGAAAGTTCACCAATATAATACGTCAAGTGCAACTTCATTTGCACAATTTGGCGGTGCAGAAGCATATCGAGGCTCTCAATCCTTCGTTGAGGAGATGGTAGAATCCTTTGATAAGAGAAGAAGATTTCTTGTGCACAGCTTAAATCAAATGCCTGGTGTAACATGTGTTGAGCCAAAAGGTGCATTTTATGTATTTCCTTCCTTTAAAGAAACGGGTATATTTTCCAATGAGCTCGCAGGTATTCTGTTAAGAGAAGCATTAATAGCTTGTGTTCCCGGTTCTGCTTTCGGTGAATATGGGGAAGGGTATATAAGGATGGCATATTCAACAAGCTTGGAAGAGATTGAAGCAGCGATGACAAGAATGTATCCAGTCATGCAAAATTTAATGCAAAGAAGCACGTTAAGTAAATAA